The Microbacterium oleivorans genome contains the following window.
CGTGGGTGCCCGGACTCACCCCGGGCGAGGAGACGTTCTACGGCGTGCTCCCGCTGTTCCACGCGTACGGGATGACGCTGTGCCTGACGTTCGCGATGAGCATCGGGGCCAAGCTCGTGCTGTTCCCGAAGTTCGACGTCGGCCTGATGGCGGATGCGGCGAAGAAGAGCCCGCCGACGTTCCTGCCCGCCGTGCCCCCGATCTACGACCAGCTCGCCCGCGCGGCATCGCGCGGCACGATCGACCTCTCGCGGGTGCGCTTCGCCATCTCCGGCGCGATGAGCCTGCCCGTCGCCACCGTCACCCGCTGGGAGGAGGCCACCGGCGGACTTCTGGTCGAGGGCTACGGCATGACCGAGTCCTCCCCCGTCGCCCTCGGAAACCCGATCGGCCCGTCGCGCCGCCCGAGCACCGTGGGGGTGCCGTTCCCCAGCACCGAGATCCGCGTCGTCGACCCGGACGATCCGACGGTCGATCGTGAGCCGGGCGAGGAGGGCGAGCTGCTGCTGCGCGGACCGCAGGTGTTCTCGGGGTACTGGCGGCGGCCCGAGGAGACGGCGGACGCGCTGCTGCCCGGCGGTTGGCTGCGCACCGGCGACATCGCCGTGGTCGGGGCCGACGGTTTCGTGACGATCGTGGACCGGCTCAAGGAGCTGATCATCACCGGCGGCTTCAACGTCTCGCCGAGCGAGGTCGAGGACACCCTCCACGCCCACCCCGACGTCGAGTCGGCCGCAGTGGTGGCGGCTCCGCGATCCTCGGGCGGCGAGGAGGTCGTCGCCGCGGTCGTGCTGCGCGAGGGAGCCGAGCTCGACGTCGAGGGCCTGCGCGACTTCTGCCGCACCCGCCTCGCGGCGTACAAGGTACCCCGGCGCATCGTCGCGGTGGACGACCTGCCGCGCTCGTTGATCGGCAAGGTGCTGCGCCGCCAGGTGCGCGAGCAGCTGCTCGCCGCGGACTGACCGGGAGCCGGGTCGAGCCCCGGCATCCGGCTCAGCGCAGGCGGCGCAGGCCGGTCGAGGCGGGACCCTCGATGCGGGCGCCCTCTGCGGTGAACCGCGAGGCGTGCAGGGGGCAGTCCCACGTGCACTCGAGGTCGTTCCACTCGAGCACTCCGCCCAGGTGCGGACAGACCGCGCTGACGGCCCGGGTCTCGCCGGCCACGGTCGACACGCCCACCGGGCGTCCGTGATGCTGTGCGACCGTCCCCGCGCCCTCCGCGGGGCGTGCGACCGGCGTCGACCGCGACACCGCCTCGGCCCAGCCACGCGTCGCGACGGCGCCGACCTTCGCGTTCTCCTTCGCACCGCGGGCGAGGTCGGCGGGGACGGTGAGCCGGGTGCCGATGACCTTCATCCATGCCGTGCGCTCCCGCAGCTTCTCGCCGCGCAGCTCGCTGGCGATCCGCAGCGCCGCCGCCGGCGCGTTCGTCAGCCCCCACTTGGCGTAACCGGTCGCGAAGCGCACGCGCCCGAGGGTGCGCGGCATGACCCCGATGAACGGCACGCGGTTGTGCGAGGTGTAGTCCTGTGCCGACCAACGATGGGTCTCGGCGCCCACGGGGAACGTCTCGCGCGCCCACGCGATGAGTTCCTCGAGCATGCCGAGCTCGCTCTCGGTCCGCCCGACCGGGTGTCCCGCCCCGCCGACGATCAGCTGCGGCGCCCCATCGGCTCCCGCGCCGTCTCCGGCCGTCACGGTCCGTACCGACCGGGTCGGGCTGTCGGCCGACAGATACATGCCGTCGGGTACGTCGCCCTCGAGGTCGAACGACACGCACGCCGACCGCATCCCGCTGATCTTCGCGAAGTACAGTCCACGGTCGGTGATGGGGGCGCCCGTGGCCAGCACGATGTTCGCCGCGAACAGCGGGCCCGCGTCGGTCTCGACCCGCGGCCTCGGCACGACGCGCACCCGGCGCACCGCGGTGTGCAGGTGCAGCCGCCCGCCCGCCGCGACGAAGGCGGAGGCCAGTGCCGTCAACAGGCTCATCGGGTCGATCGCGCGCTGACCGTCGAGCGCCACCGCCGCTGCCATGTGCACGGGACCGGCGGCGAGCTCGTCGGCAGTGGCGAGCCGGACGCCGAGCCCCGCCTCGCGGGCGGCCCGATACTCCTCAGTCACCGCCGCCACGCCGTCCGCGCCCTGAGCGTGGGTGATCGCGGTTCGGACGGTCGTCGGCACGCCGAGCTCGTCCGCTGCGTGGGTGACCCACTCGAACCCGTCGCGGTTCGCATCGGCGTACGCGCGCACGAGGGATGCCGGATGGTGACGGCGCAGCGACGACAGGGTCGTGCCCTGCAGCAGCGAGATCTTGCCGGTGTTCGAGCCCGAAGCGAGTTCGCCGATGCTCCCGCGCTCGACGACCGCGACATCCATGCCGGCCCGCACGAGCTCCAGCGCCGTCGCGAGCCCGGTCAGACCCGCCCCGACGATGACCACGTCGTGGCGCCGACCGGGTTCGACGGGCGTTCCCGCGGGCAGGGACACGTCGGATTTCCACAGCGGCGTCATGACGGCATCCAACGCCGTCCCGGGGACGGCGGCAACGCCTTGACACTAGGCTCGGTGCCCATGAGCGAGGCCTCCCGCACCGCCGGTGGCGCCCTTGTGGCCGCAGCCGTCGCCCTGTTCGACGAGCAGGGGTACGAGCGCACCTCGGTCGATGACATCGCCCGAGCCGCCGGTATGTCGCGGTCGACCTTCTTCCGTCAGTACGGCGGCAAGGACGATGTCGTCTTCGCCGACCACGACGTCGCGATCGCCACTCTGCGCGATGTCCTCGCGGCCCACCACGAGAGTCCGTGGCGGGCCGTGTGCGACGCCGTCCTGGCCGCGTTCGACCATTTCGCGGCCGATGTCGGACTGGCGCGCCGCCGATATCGCGTCGTGCGCGGCGTGGCCGCCCTGCGCGACCGCGAGATCGTCACGGTGTTCCGGTACGAGCGCCTGTTCGCCGAGCATCTGCGCGGGCGTCTGCCCGACCTCGACCCGGCGGACGCGGTGGCCTTCAGCGCCGCCGTCACGGCCGTGCACAACCACGTGCTGCGCCGCGTGATCCGCGGTGAGGACGGCGTCACCCGCGCCACCCTCGAGGTCGCCCTCGACGACCTCCTGCACCGCTTCGGCGTGCACCCCGACGGCGAGGAGCCGGCGCACGACGACGTGGTCGTGGCGGTCTTCCCGCGCCGGATGCCGCTCGCCGAGATCACGCGGCGCCTGCGCAACGACCTCTCCTGAGGTGGACGCACGCTGCGGGCCCGAGGCCCTGCGGGGCGTTCCGTGACGCAGAGTGACGACACCGGCAGGCTCCCGCGCCGGTGTGGCTGGCGCACGACGTCCGGTGGCTGGCGAGGATGGAGGTATGGGCATCACCATCCGCGAGCCGAGCGCCGCCGACGCGGGCGGCCTGGCCGACCTGCACGTTCAGACGTGGCGCGAGGCCTACGGCCACCTGCTCCCGGCGGGCTTCTTCACGCCCGAGTTCGTGGAGGGACGGCACCGCATGTGGACGCACGTGCTGGCGGACGCACGAACAGACATGACAGTCCGCGTCGCAGATGCGGAGGGCACCCTCGTCGGATTCGCTTGGGCGGGTCCGACGGTGACGAGCGGCGCTGCCCCGCCGCGTCGGGAGCGCCAGCTGTACGCGATCTACGTGACGGCGGCCCACCACGGGAGCGGCGCGGGTCAATCTCTGCTCGACGCGGTCCTGGGCACCGGGCCGGCCGAGCTCTGGGTCGCGAGGGAGAACCCTCGCGCGATCGCCTTCTACCGTCGCAACGGGTTCGCCTTCGACGGGATCGAGCAGATCGATCCGACCGCTCCGCTCATCACCGACGCGCGGATGGTGCGCTGATCGGCCCCAGGCGTGACACCGAGTTCCATTCGCGGCGATACTGGATGCCATGAGCGATGAAGCCGACCACGACACCGACGTCCTCCCCGGCGAGCGCGTCACCTCATACGAGCTGACGGGCCGCCGCGACACCGACTACTACGGCGCCTTCGCGGACGTTCACGGCGAGGACCGTGCCGCGTGGGACCGCGCCCGCGCGTTCGTCGACGAGGTGGGCGACCGGATGCAGCGGGCCTGGGACACCGCGCAGTATCCCCTCGACCTCGTCCGCCGCATGGGCGAGCTCGACCTGCTGGTCGACGGGATCGAGCACCCGGACCTCACCCGCATCACCCCGCTCGGGGCGGGCCTGGTGACGATGGAGATCTCGCGCGGCGACGGCTCGCTCGGCACCGCTCATGCCGTTCAGGGCGGCCTGGCGCTGCGCACGCTCGCCCTCTTCGGATCCCCCGCCCAGCAGGAGCGCTGGCTGCGGCCCCTCGCGAGCGGCGAGGTGCTCGGCGCCTTCGCGCTCACCGAGCCCGACCACGGCTCGGACTCGGTCTCGCTCGAGACGGTCGCCCGTCGCGACGCTGGCGGCTGGGTGCTGCGCGGAGCGAAGAAGTGGATCGGCAACGGCGCCTCGGGCGGCATCGCCTTCGTCTGGGCCCGCGTCGACGACGAGGGCGACGAGCTCCACGGCGCCGTGCGCTGCTTCCTCGTCGAGCAGGATCGCCCCGGCTATACGGGAACCGTCATCACCGGCAAGGGCTCGCTCCGCGGCATCCATCAGGCCCACATCGCGCTGCGCGACGTGCGTCTTCCGGCGGACGCGGTGCTCGAGCGCACGCGGTCGTTCCGGGATGCCTCGACCGTCCTCTACGCCACCCGTTCCGGAGTCGCGTGGTCAGCGCTCGGTCACGCGACCGCCTGCTACGAGGCAGCGGTGACGTACGCCGGCCGACGCATCCAGTTCGGTCGCCCCCTGGCCCACTCGCAGATGGTGCAGGAGCGGCTGGCCCAGATGCTCGACGAGCTCACCGCGATGCAGCTGTACTGCCGCCGCCTGGCCGACCTCGAGACCGCGGGCGGACTGCGCCCGACCCAGGCCTCCCTGGCGAAGTACCACAACACGCGCGCCGCGCGACGGATCGCGCAGACCGCGCGCGACCTCCTGGGCGGCAACGGCATCCTGCTCGAGAACGGCGTCATGCAGCACATGACCGACATCGAGGCGATCCACACCTACGAGGGCACCGAGAGCGTGCAGGCGCTGCTGCTGGGACGCGACATCACCGGCGTCGGCGCGTTCGCCTGAGCCCGCCGCGGGCGGATGCCGCCGACCCACCGCCCGGATTCGTGCCGGATGTCAGCGCTGGGCGCGGTCGGCGGCGATCGCCTCGTCGATACGGCGCTGCGTGCGGCCTCGACCGCGGACGAGGAGGATCGCGACGAGCCCGAGGACTCCCACGCCGAGGACGACGACCGCGAGCGACGACCACGGCACGGCCGGCGTCGAGAAGCCCGCGGATGCCGCCTCCGGCAGCGGCACCCGGTCGTCGCCGAGCGACACGGGGGTGACGGTGATCTCGCCCGCCGCGAAGAAGAGCGGGGCCAACGGCATCTCGATGCGCTGCGTGGCCGTTCCTCCCGGGAGCACCTCGAACGCCTCTCCCCCGGCCTCGCCGGGCAGCAGCCCCAGGGGACCGGACGCGTCGGCTGCCGCGCTCGCGCCGAACCGGACGTTGCCGGTGTTGGTGACGCGGTACTCCACGCTCAAGGTTCCCGAGGCGAACGGCATCCATGACGGCGTGAAG
Protein-coding sequences here:
- a CDS encoding long-chain-fatty-acid--CoA ligase, whose product is MTALESRPWLSAYADGVPSEIDEVTQTLTEMISASVAEHGQRTALEFFGSATTYRQLGDDIDRAAEGLRRLGVTAGDRVAIVLPNCPQHVVAFYAALRLGAIVVEHNPLYTARELRHQFEDHGARFAVVWDKIVDTIGDFPEDLRVERIVSVDVTEALPWGKRMLLRLPVAKARASRQQLTARPRTKAALPWSKLTAGRRISDRVAGPTLDDVALLQYTSGTTGIPKGAVLTHRNLRANAMQGRAWVPGLTPGEETFYGVLPLFHAYGMTLCLTFAMSIGAKLVLFPKFDVGLMADAAKKSPPTFLPAVPPIYDQLARAASRGTIDLSRVRFAISGAMSLPVATVTRWEEATGGLLVEGYGMTESSPVALGNPIGPSRRPSTVGVPFPSTEIRVVDPDDPTVDREPGEEGELLLRGPQVFSGYWRRPEETADALLPGGWLRTGDIAVVGADGFVTIVDRLKELIITGGFNVSPSEVEDTLHAHPDVESAAVVAAPRSSGGEEVVAAVVLREGAELDVEGLRDFCRTRLAAYKVPRRIVAVDDLPRSLIGKVLRRQVREQLLAAD
- a CDS encoding FAD-dependent oxidoreductase is translated as MTPLWKSDVSLPAGTPVEPGRRHDVVIVGAGLTGLATALELVRAGMDVAVVERGSIGELASGSNTGKISLLQGTTLSSLRRHHPASLVRAYADANRDGFEWVTHAADELGVPTTVRTAITHAQGADGVAAVTEEYRAAREAGLGVRLATADELAAGPVHMAAAVALDGQRAIDPMSLLTALASAFVAAGGRLHLHTAVRRVRVVPRPRVETDAGPLFAANIVLATGAPITDRGLYFAKISGMRSACVSFDLEGDVPDGMYLSADSPTRSVRTVTAGDGAGADGAPQLIVGGAGHPVGRTESELGMLEELIAWARETFPVGAETHRWSAQDYTSHNRVPFIGVMPRTLGRVRFATGYAKWGLTNAPAAALRIASELRGEKLRERTAWMKVIGTRLTVPADLARGAKENAKVGAVATRGWAEAVSRSTPVARPAEGAGTVAQHHGRPVGVSTVAGETRAVSAVCPHLGGVLEWNDLECTWDCPLHASRFTAEGARIEGPASTGLRRLR
- a CDS encoding TetR/AcrR family transcriptional regulator, translating into MSEASRTAGGALVAAAVALFDEQGYERTSVDDIARAAGMSRSTFFRQYGGKDDVVFADHDVAIATLRDVLAAHHESPWRAVCDAVLAAFDHFAADVGLARRRYRVVRGVAALRDREIVTVFRYERLFAEHLRGRLPDLDPADAVAFSAAVTAVHNHVLRRVIRGEDGVTRATLEVALDDLLHRFGVHPDGEEPAHDDVVVAVFPRRMPLAEITRRLRNDLS
- a CDS encoding GNAT family N-acetyltransferase, with protein sequence MGITIREPSAADAGGLADLHVQTWREAYGHLLPAGFFTPEFVEGRHRMWTHVLADARTDMTVRVADAEGTLVGFAWAGPTVTSGAAPPRRERQLYAIYVTAAHHGSGAGQSLLDAVLGTGPAELWVARENPRAIAFYRRNGFAFDGIEQIDPTAPLITDARMVR
- a CDS encoding acyl-CoA dehydrogenase family protein, with product MSDEADHDTDVLPGERVTSYELTGRRDTDYYGAFADVHGEDRAAWDRARAFVDEVGDRMQRAWDTAQYPLDLVRRMGELDLLVDGIEHPDLTRITPLGAGLVTMEISRGDGSLGTAHAVQGGLALRTLALFGSPAQQERWLRPLASGEVLGAFALTEPDHGSDSVSLETVARRDAGGWVLRGAKKWIGNGASGGIAFVWARVDDEGDELHGAVRCFLVEQDRPGYTGTVITGKGSLRGIHQAHIALRDVRLPADAVLERTRSFRDASTVLYATRSGVAWSALGHATACYEAAVTYAGRRIQFGRPLAHSQMVQERLAQMLDELTAMQLYCRRLADLETAGGLRPTQASLAKYHNTRAARRIAQTARDLLGGNGILLENGVMQHMTDIEAIHTYEGTESVQALLLGRDITGVGAFA